A genomic window from Luteolibacter sp. LG18 includes:
- a CDS encoding S1C family serine protease yields the protein MVRIARPRLAKRALGILCAFAVLGSVRAQVANWEIGFSSVKGGQPTKSVAVPLEEGGMLVAVVLPGAEAGRPVSNRAGQAVSTEVIGMDPVSRLCFLKTAGVNDRLAWGKAAPYTPGTPMHAPGPVRARASGWVKQIGTKVLPFALLRISFEGAVPATGSPICTEDGRVVALVFQGADTADSAYAIPVEAVQRVKADVLRDGKLVKGWLGLSLRAESPSPQVMRVSPDSPALKAGIKPNDVLLQVGTRPVSNYADAANAFFYLVPEEPVVLRLLRGATEMSLTITPVVTPVGK from the coding sequence ATGGTCCGGATCGCCCGTCCACGTCTTGCCAAGCGCGCCTTGGGGATTTTGTGCGCGTTTGCCGTGCTCGGTTCCGTCCGCGCGCAGGTGGCGAATTGGGAGATTGGGTTTTCTTCCGTGAAGGGTGGTCAGCCGACCAAATCCGTGGCCGTGCCGCTGGAGGAGGGGGGCATGCTGGTGGCCGTGGTGCTGCCGGGAGCCGAGGCCGGTCGGCCGGTTTCCAATCGCGCCGGGCAAGCGGTGTCCACCGAGGTGATCGGCATGGATCCGGTGTCCCGCCTTTGTTTTCTGAAAACCGCCGGGGTCAATGACCGGCTGGCGTGGGGAAAAGCCGCGCCTTACACGCCGGGCACGCCCATGCATGCTCCTGGGCCGGTTCGCGCCCGTGCCAGCGGCTGGGTGAAGCAGATCGGCACCAAGGTGCTGCCCTTCGCGCTCCTGCGAATCAGTTTCGAGGGCGCGGTGCCTGCCACCGGCAGCCCGATCTGCACCGAGGACGGCCGCGTGGTGGCGCTGGTGTTTCAAGGAGCGGACACCGCGGACAGCGCCTACGCCATTCCGGTGGAGGCGGTGCAGCGGGTGAAGGCGGACGTGCTGCGGGATGGCAAGCTGGTCAAAGGCTGGCTGGGTCTCTCCTTGCGGGCGGAATCCCCGTCCCCGCAGGTGATGCGGGTGAGTCCGGATTCCCCGGCCTTGAAGGCGGGCATCAAGCCGAACGACGTCCTGCTCCAGGTGGGGACTCGTCCGGTGAGCAATTACGCCGACGCCGCCAATGCCTTTTTCTACCTCGTCCCCGAGGAGCCGGTGGTATTGCGGTTGCTCCGCGGCGCGACGGAGATGTCCCTGACCATCACCCCGGTGGTGACTCCCGTGGGGAAGTAA
- a CDS encoding Maf family protein — MKLILASASPRRSELLAAAGLPFEVVVSPAEEIHDESMPLDRLCEENAALKASAVAVSHPDATVIGADTLVYIDGVPLGKPRSPEEARAMLRRLSGRAHTVCTGVCLIRPGGIRETFHALTEVQFRELDEAAIEAYLALVHTLDKAGGYAIQEHGDRIVKEIRGSYSNVVGLPVDEVVARLLEQPL, encoded by the coding sequence GTGAAATTGATCCTCGCCTCCGCCTCCCCGCGCCGAAGTGAACTGCTGGCCGCGGCCGGGCTGCCGTTCGAAGTGGTGGTGTCGCCCGCGGAAGAGATCCACGACGAATCGATGCCGCTCGACCGGCTGTGCGAGGAGAACGCCGCCTTGAAAGCCTCCGCGGTGGCGGTGTCCCATCCGGACGCCACCGTGATCGGAGCGGACACGCTGGTGTACATCGATGGCGTGCCGCTCGGGAAACCGCGCTCGCCGGAGGAAGCCCGCGCGATGCTGCGCCGCCTGTCCGGCCGGGCCCACACGGTCTGCACCGGCGTCTGCCTGATTCGGCCCGGTGGCATCCGTGAAACCTTCCACGCGCTCACCGAGGTCCAGTTCCGGGAGCTCGATGAGGCCGCGATCGAGGCCTACCTCGCGCTGGTCCACACCCTCGACAAGGCCGGTGGCTACGCCATCCAGGAGCATGGCGACCGCATCGTGAAGGAGATCCGCGGCAGCTACAGCAATGTCGTGGGCCTTCCGGTGGACGAGGTCGTGGCGCGCCTGTTGGAGCAGCCCCTTTGA
- a CDS encoding diacylglycerol kinase family protein, with amino-acid sequence MAFPPRYPLLFNPKARSQKGQRTFRFLMENASRFYLCATNSSEEARDLAARFAAEGEPVVIAAGGDGTLNAVVSGLAGSQTALGVLPAGTMNVFARELGIPFDNLSKAFEVIDRGHVREIDLFEANRAPFMQMAGVGFDAMVIEETTWETKKMLGPLAYLLSAVKVLGEKPPRMEVICRDGRRVEGVAVLAGNGSLYGGQFRLFRKADNQDSMLDVLVFKEAGYKLVLDSLKGLALGGVDLAASTEYFQAEDFTVVAEREVPIQVDGELLGRAKEVAFSESPRRLRVLAPEDPLPGSRFVEVMKAMMLWPKRIADPATKAGA; translated from the coding sequence ATGGCATTTCCGCCGCGCTATCCGCTGTTGTTCAACCCGAAGGCCAGAAGCCAGAAGGGGCAGCGGACGTTCCGTTTCCTCATGGAAAACGCGAGCCGGTTCTACCTCTGCGCCACCAATTCGTCCGAGGAGGCCCGCGACCTCGCCGCCCGTTTCGCGGCGGAAGGCGAGCCGGTGGTGATCGCCGCGGGCGGGGATGGCACGCTCAATGCGGTGGTGTCCGGGCTGGCGGGTTCACAGACCGCGCTCGGCGTGCTGCCGGCCGGGACGATGAACGTGTTCGCCCGTGAGCTGGGCATCCCGTTCGACAATCTTTCCAAGGCCTTCGAGGTCATCGACCGCGGCCATGTCCGGGAGATCGACCTGTTCGAGGCGAACCGTGCGCCCTTCATGCAGATGGCCGGGGTCGGCTTCGACGCCATGGTCATCGAGGAAACCACCTGGGAGACCAAGAAGATGCTCGGGCCGCTGGCTTACCTGCTCTCCGCGGTCAAGGTGCTCGGCGAGAAGCCGCCGCGGATGGAGGTGATCTGCCGGGACGGCCGCCGGGTCGAGGGCGTGGCGGTGCTGGCCGGGAATGGCTCGCTCTATGGCGGGCAGTTCCGCCTGTTCCGGAAGGCCGACAACCAGGACTCGATGCTCGACGTGTTGGTGTTCAAAGAGGCGGGCTACAAGCTGGTGCTGGATTCCCTCAAGGGGCTGGCGCTTGGAGGCGTCGATCTCGCGGCCTCCACGGAATACTTCCAGGCGGAGGATTTCACCGTCGTCGCCGAGCGCGAGGTGCCGATCCAGGTGGATGGCGAGCTGCTCGGCCGGGCAAAGGAGGTGGCGTTTTCGGAGAGTCCCCGGCGTTTGCGGGTGCTCGCGCCCGAGGACCCGCTGCCTGGCAGCCGGTTCGTCGAGGTGATGAAGGCGATGATGTTGTGGCCGAAACGGATCGCCGATCCGGCCACCAAGGCGGGGGCATGA
- a CDS encoding autotransporter-associated beta strand repeat-containing protein has translation MKLKNALFGRSLFAAATLTLSVTVSQAATLYWDGTSTTADADGGAGAWNTGTNWDSAATGGADTAWSDGSDASFAGVGGAVTVTGTVSTPSISIGTTNASAYTISGGNITLTGTPTITNTTAATISSVLGGSVGMTKAGAGVLTLSGTHGYTGGTIVNAGTLALTTGGATGTIKGAVTVNSGGTLNASAADCLGYTAGSQVEPLNVAGGIVNNTTNGNQGYRTNFNLTGATVNSSGGGAFNFTTAFGITNNASATTTAFNAPISLRDNNNMGIAVATGTTASGVDLQIAGVISGGGGAITKTGTGLLYLTGANTFTGNTSVSAGTLRLGNTLALQSSTLATGTVIFDQSVASHAFTLGGLSTTTNLTLADNATTPNAVALSVGNNNAATSSSAILSGAGSLIKVGTGNTTLTGLSTFSGGTTVNAGTLTLGSGGGVGTLRSAITVNSGATLALTAVNATGYTAGSRVETLNINGGTLNNTANGDNGWAITYNLTGGTMQSNGGTASTTAGPLFTLGKETTGSICAINSLASATTSTVAGRLHIRENNASNLAPFDVADGLATTDLLVSAAITQDGTTGYGISKAGAGLMNLTGPCVYTGNTVVNGGVLQLGRTGTLGNSTVVVNNTGTFRVIPAGATLKAITANNGSTLSMPVGTGITTNLTGALTLTNGAAISVSPALGNVGLGTYDLITAASITGTGTPTLASSGAFGSSRVTGSVAVNGNKLQLTLTGLGANLVWNNASAAGNVAGTWDLNNLLNFNNGGSNDVFKSFDSVTFDDTIAGTKAITLSGALAPALMTINSASTYTFNSATLNSGALVGSGSLVKSGSGTATFGTNMGYTMNGDITVSGGTLDLSSKSFNAGKITLNGGALNNATINATGLDLQSGSTSATITSAAAWTKTTAGAVTLTANNALSGAGTVSAGTLNLGTTVSPYGTTGNLGSGPVSIAAGATIAAYRANIQITVPNSFSGAGNLVFVGGNTGAAGIASDYNLSGDNSGFSGPITVTGARVYSSANNLGTGTATNGLNGAFLLAGGGTYPNAFFLSGNGWGETLGVAGALRYDKGSTTTGTITLTGNTRIGAHGNTGNIAGPIVESGGARNLELGGTSSLSTFNISSASTYTGTTTLTLASVNLTGSLGATAVSVGVGSSIGGTGTIGTSSNASLTFVTGATNLNANIANNGLTVNGSVSLLGTTTVNLATGGIANPSGVITLLNYNSISGSTTNLVLANAANYRQAVFNVGATKITLDIGAKSITWNGTSGGQWTIGGSNRWNTTGSGETDVYFQGDNVTFNDTGVATAITLTGVMAPNSVVVDNSVNNYTLTESGTGYISGNTSLVKSGSANLTLTGAANTYTGGTVVNGGTLFLGTGGGAGTIRGALTINSGATVTTTAGDALGYTVGTQVNPLTINNGGTFNNNTNANEGFTTNVIMTGASLTSTGTGPFNFTNGYGITTIASATTSVISSRIDIRDTNNLNLAVAAGTTPSGIDASSSGVISGYALTKSGAGTLQLSAANTYTAGTTVAGGKLLVDNTTGSGTGTGAVAVNNGATLSLTGTITGAVTVNNGGALTGTGTASGAVAAAGTLAPGNGTTGTLTTGATTLTGTLATEVNGGSGDKLMVNGNLTLTGATLSISVLGGGFSGTYVIAEYTGTLTGTFATVPAGYTVTYNAGVGNKQILLTQSPFGAWALANGLTAGNNGPSDDPDHDGIPNLLEYVLTSQPLYPSLLELPGQSLDGDNLTFYFTRNKQSKQDTPLKVQWGTNLTSWTDIVVPDHENLEVQVNESNPSYDLITVTIPRSNAVNGKLFVRLKATQP, from the coding sequence ATGAAACTCAAAAATGCCTTGTTCGGGCGGTCGCTTTTCGCGGCTGCCACCCTGACCCTCTCGGTCACCGTCTCACAAGCCGCGACCTTGTATTGGGACGGAACCTCCACCACCGCTGACGCGGACGGAGGCGCCGGCGCTTGGAACACCGGAACGAATTGGGACTCCGCCGCGACCGGAGGAGCCGATACCGCCTGGAGCGACGGTTCCGACGCCTCGTTCGCCGGAGTCGGCGGCGCGGTGACGGTCACCGGCACGGTGTCCACGCCCTCGATCAGCATCGGCACCACCAATGCCTCCGCCTACACCATCTCCGGTGGCAACATCACACTGACCGGCACCCCGACGATCACCAACACGACCGCCGCGACGATCAGTTCGGTCCTCGGCGGCAGCGTGGGCATGACCAAGGCCGGGGCCGGCGTCCTCACCCTCTCGGGCACCCACGGCTACACCGGCGGCACCATCGTGAACGCCGGCACCTTGGCCCTCACCACCGGCGGCGCGACCGGCACGATCAAGGGAGCCGTGACGGTCAATAGCGGCGGCACCCTCAATGCCAGCGCCGCGGACTGCCTGGGATACACCGCAGGCTCGCAGGTCGAACCGCTGAACGTGGCCGGTGGCATCGTGAACAACACCACCAACGGCAATCAGGGCTACCGGACCAACTTCAATCTCACCGGCGCCACGGTGAACTCCAGCGGCGGCGGTGCCTTCAATTTCACCACCGCCTTCGGCATCACCAACAACGCCAGCGCCACCACCACGGCCTTCAACGCGCCCATCTCGCTGCGCGACAACAACAACATGGGCATCGCGGTGGCCACCGGCACCACCGCCAGCGGCGTGGACCTCCAGATCGCGGGCGTCATTTCCGGCGGCGGCGGGGCCATCACCAAGACCGGCACCGGCCTGCTTTATCTAACCGGAGCCAATACTTTCACCGGCAACACCAGCGTCAGCGCTGGCACCCTGCGCCTGGGCAACACCCTCGCGCTCCAAAGCAGCACGCTGGCGACAGGGACGGTCATCTTCGACCAATCGGTGGCCAGCCACGCCTTCACCCTGGGCGGCCTCAGCACCACCACCAACCTGACGCTGGCGGACAACGCCACCACCCCGAACGCGGTGGCCCTCAGCGTGGGCAACAACAACGCCGCCACCTCCTCCTCCGCCATTCTGTCCGGAGCCGGGTCCCTGATCAAGGTCGGCACGGGCAACACCACCCTCACCGGGCTCAGCACCTTCTCCGGCGGCACGACCGTGAACGCCGGGACCCTGACCCTCGGTTCCGGCGGCGGGGTCGGCACTCTCCGCAGCGCCATCACCGTCAACAGCGGAGCCACCCTGGCCCTCACCGCCGTGAACGCGACCGGTTACACCGCCGGTTCCCGCGTGGAAACCCTCAACATCAATGGCGGCACGCTCAACAACACCGCCAACGGCGACAACGGCTGGGCCATCACCTACAACCTGACCGGCGGCACCATGCAGTCGAACGGCGGCACCGCCAGCACCACGGCCGGTCCTCTGTTCACCCTCGGCAAGGAAACCACCGGCTCGATCTGCGCGATCAACAGCCTGGCATCCGCCACCACCTCGACCGTCGCCGGGCGCCTGCATATCCGTGAGAACAACGCCAGCAACCTGGCTCCGTTCGATGTCGCGGACGGCCTGGCCACCACCGACCTCCTCGTCAGCGCCGCGATCACCCAGGACGGAACCACCGGCTACGGCATCAGCAAGGCCGGTGCCGGCCTGATGAACCTCACCGGCCCCTGCGTCTACACCGGCAACACGGTGGTCAACGGCGGGGTGCTCCAGCTCGGCCGGACCGGAACGCTGGGCAATTCCACCGTGGTGGTGAACAACACCGGCACCTTCCGCGTGATCCCGGCCGGAGCCACCCTCAAGGCCATCACCGCGAACAACGGCTCCACCTTGAGCATGCCGGTCGGCACCGGGATCACCACCAACCTGACGGGCGCGCTGACCCTCACCAACGGAGCGGCCATCAGCGTCTCCCCGGCGCTCGGCAATGTCGGTCTGGGCACCTACGACCTGATCACCGCCGCCAGCATCACCGGCACCGGCACGCCCACCCTGGCTTCTTCCGGGGCGTTCGGCTCCTCGCGCGTCACCGGCTCCGTGGCGGTCAATGGCAACAAGCTCCAGCTCACCCTCACCGGACTGGGCGCGAACCTGGTCTGGAACAATGCCTCCGCCGCAGGAAACGTGGCGGGCACCTGGGACCTCAACAACCTGCTGAACTTCAACAACGGTGGCAGCAACGACGTCTTCAAGTCCTTCGATTCCGTCACCTTCGACGACACCATCGCGGGCACGAAGGCGATCACCCTGAGCGGAGCGCTGGCCCCCGCGCTGATGACGATTAACTCCGCGTCCACCTACACGTTCAACTCCGCCACCCTCAACAGCGGCGCGCTGGTGGGCAGCGGTTCGCTGGTGAAATCCGGCAGCGGCACGGCCACCTTCGGCACCAACATGGGCTACACCATGAACGGTGACATCACTGTTTCCGGCGGCACGCTCGATCTCTCCAGCAAGAGCTTCAACGCTGGCAAGATCACCCTCAACGGCGGAGCGCTCAACAACGCCACGATCAACGCGACCGGGCTCGACCTGCAATCCGGCAGCACTTCGGCAACCATCACCAGCGCCGCGGCCTGGACAAAAACCACCGCGGGAGCAGTGACGCTTACCGCGAACAACGCGCTGAGCGGAGCGGGAACAGTGAGCGCCGGAACGCTCAACCTCGGCACCACCGTTTCCCCCTATGGAACGACAGGGAACCTCGGAAGCGGACCCGTTTCCATCGCCGCGGGAGCCACCATCGCCGCCTACCGGGCAAACATTCAGATCACGGTTCCGAACTCGTTCAGCGGGGCCGGCAATCTCGTCTTCGTCGGCGGGAACACCGGCGCGGCTGGGATCGCCTCGGATTACAACCTCAGCGGTGACAACAGCGGGTTCTCCGGCCCGATCACGGTCACTGGCGCGCGCGTCTACTCCTCGGCCAACAACCTCGGCACCGGCACCGCCACCAACGGGCTGAACGGCGCCTTCCTGCTCGCGGGCGGCGGCACCTATCCGAACGCCTTCTTCCTCTCCGGCAACGGCTGGGGTGAAACGCTCGGCGTGGCCGGAGCGCTGCGTTACGACAAGGGCTCCACCACCACCGGCACCATCACGCTGACGGGCAACACCCGCATCGGCGCCCACGGCAACACCGGCAACATCGCGGGCCCGATCGTGGAAAGCGGCGGGGCGCGCAACCTGGAGCTGGGCGGCACCTCGTCCCTGTCAACCTTCAACATCAGCAGCGCGAGCACCTACACCGGCACGACCACACTCACACTTGCCAGCGTGAACCTCACCGGCAGCCTCGGCGCGACCGCGGTGAGCGTGGGCGTCGGCTCCAGCATCGGCGGCACCGGCACCATCGGCACGTCCAGCAATGCCTCGCTGACCTTTGTCACCGGCGCGACCAACCTCAACGCCAACATCGCGAACAACGGGCTGACCGTGAATGGCAGCGTCTCGCTGCTGGGCACCACCACCGTGAACCTGGCCACCGGTGGCATCGCCAATCCCAGCGGCGTGATCACGCTGCTGAACTACAACTCGATCAGCGGCTCCACCACCAACCTCGTGCTGGCGAACGCCGCCAACTACCGGCAGGCGGTCTTCAACGTGGGAGCCACCAAGATCACCCTCGATATCGGAGCCAAGTCGATCACCTGGAACGGCACCTCCGGCGGCCAATGGACCATCGGCGGCAGCAACCGCTGGAACACCACCGGATCGGGTGAGACCGACGTGTATTTCCAGGGGGACAACGTGACCTTCAACGACACCGGCGTGGCCACCGCGATCACCCTCACCGGCGTGATGGCTCCGAACAGCGTCGTGGTGGACAACAGCGTGAACAACTACACGCTCACCGAGTCCGGCACCGGCTACATCTCCGGCAACACCAGCCTGGTCAAATCCGGCAGCGCGAACCTGACCCTGACCGGTGCCGCGAACACCTACACCGGCGGCACCGTGGTGAACGGCGGCACGCTATTCCTCGGCACCGGCGGCGGCGCGGGCACCATCCGCGGCGCGCTGACGATCAACAGCGGAGCCACCGTGACCACCACGGCGGGAGACGCCCTCGGTTACACCGTGGGCACCCAGGTGAACCCGCTCACGATCAACAATGGCGGCACGTTCAACAACAACACCAACGCCAACGAGGGCTTCACCACCAACGTCATCATGACGGGTGCCAGCCTCACCTCCACCGGCACCGGCCCGTTCAACTTCACGAACGGCTACGGCATCACGACCATCGCCAGCGCCACGACGTCGGTCATCAGCTCCCGCATCGACATCCGTGACACCAACAACCTGAACCTCGCGGTGGCCGCGGGCACCACGCCCAGCGGCATCGATGCGAGCTCGTCCGGCGTGATATCCGGCTATGCCCTGACCAAGTCCGGCGCCGGCACCCTGCAATTGAGCGCCGCGAACACCTACACCGCGGGCACCACGGTGGCCGGCGGCAAGCTACTGGTCGACAACACCACCGGCTCGGGCACAGGCACCGGCGCGGTCGCGGTGAACAACGGAGCCACCCTGAGCCTCACCGGCACCATCACCGGTGCCGTCACGGTGAACAACGGGGGCGCACTCACCGGCACCGGCACCGCATCGGGAGCCGTTGCCGCCGCGGGCACCCTCGCCCCGGGCAACGGGACCACCGGCACCTTAACGACGGGAGCCACCACCCTCACCGGCACGCTCGCCACCGAGGTGAACGGCGGCAGCGGCGACAAGCTGATGGTCAATGGCAACCTGACCCTCACCGGCGCGACCCTGTCGATCTCGGTGCTGGGCGGTGGTTTCAGCGGCACCTACGTGATCGCCGAATACACCGGCACCCTGACCGGCACCTTCGCCACGGTGCCCGCAGGCTACACCGTGACCTACAACGCGGGAGTTGGAAACAAACAGATCCT
- a CDS encoding outer membrane beta-barrel protein codes for MKKGLSSMLALALFGSGVVFGGTHDAKDSVAAPSPPEQCSWTGFYLGLHGGYGWGGTDFTELLESDPPYQFDRDGFFGGIQAGYNYQVCPRWVLGLEGTFSWGDFDAHAAINGGGEISTGEMNSDWIATVAGRIGFTCLDNRLLIYAKGGVAFADFDYHTQEVGGQEQFNASESRIAPLVGVGVEYALDCHWSLKLEYNHIFFGSEDVTGVETEGPGRSDFRTFRADCDGYDTVQFGINYKF; via the coding sequence ATGAAAAAGGGGCTTTCTAGCATGCTGGCGCTGGCCTTGTTCGGCAGCGGAGTGGTTTTCGGTGGGACTCATGATGCCAAGGACTCGGTGGCGGCTCCTTCGCCACCGGAACAGTGTTCGTGGACCGGCTTCTACTTGGGCCTGCACGGGGGCTATGGGTGGGGTGGCACCGATTTCACCGAGTTGCTGGAGAGCGATCCTCCCTACCAATTTGATCGCGATGGGTTCTTCGGCGGCATCCAGGCAGGGTACAACTATCAAGTCTGCCCCCGCTGGGTCCTGGGTCTGGAAGGAACCTTTTCCTGGGGGGACTTCGATGCCCATGCCGCGATCAATGGCGGGGGCGAAATCAGCACCGGGGAAATGAATTCGGATTGGATCGCGACGGTCGCCGGCCGGATCGGGTTCACCTGTCTGGACAACCGTCTCCTGATTTACGCCAAGGGCGGCGTGGCGTTTGCCGATTTCGACTACCACACGCAGGAGGTCGGTGGGCAGGAGCAGTTCAATGCCAGTGAAAGCCGCATCGCGCCCCTGGTGGGAGTGGGTGTCGAGTATGCCCTGGATTGCCACTGGTCGCTCAAGCTCGAGTATAACCACATCTTTTTCGGTTCCGAGGATGTCACCGGGGTCGAGACCGAGGGTCCCGGTCGTAGCGATTTCCGCACCTTCCGGGCCGATTGCGATGGCTACGACACCGTTCAGTTCGGCATCAACTACAAGTTCTGA
- a CDS encoding sigma-70 family RNA polymerase sigma factor, producing the protein MFSQPQQPDPDRELVARAREGDTRAFDALILKYGDKLYGLVYNMTSHKEDTHDLLQEIFARAYQSLGKFRGQSSFYTWIYQIAVNLTLNFLKKRKRRTGISLQDMDSSVQNDPALVDTAHAANPEQQSHINQLQQKLNEAMRKLSDPHRTVVTLFDIQGMPHGEIAKVLKVSEGTVRSRLHYAHLQLQSFLQEWWEQRF; encoded by the coding sequence ATGTTTTCCCAACCCCAGCAACCCGATCCGGATCGGGAGTTGGTCGCCCGTGCCCGTGAGGGTGATACCCGCGCCTTTGACGCGCTGATTCTCAAGTACGGCGACAAGCTCTACGGCCTGGTCTACAACATGACCTCCCACAAGGAGGACACCCATGATCTCCTGCAGGAGATCTTCGCGCGCGCGTATCAATCGCTGGGCAAATTCCGCGGCCAATCCAGCTTCTACACTTGGATCTACCAGATCGCGGTGAACCTCACGCTGAACTTCCTGAAGAAGCGGAAACGCCGCACTGGCATCAGTTTGCAGGACATGGATTCCTCCGTGCAGAACGATCCGGCGCTGGTGGACACCGCCCATGCGGCCAATCCCGAGCAGCAGAGCCACATCAACCAGCTTCAGCAAAAATTGAACGAAGCGATGCGGAAGCTGTCTGATCCCCACAGAACGGTGGTGACCCTGTTCGACATCCAAGGGATGCCCCACGGGGAGATTGCGAAGGTGTTGAAGGTCTCGGAAGGCACCGTTCGGTCGCGACTCCACTACGCGCACCTGCAGCTCCAATCGTTCCTCCAGGAATGGTGGGAACAGAGGTTTTAA